TGGTGGGTTTCAAACCCGGTTCGGAATACAGCGCCATCGTTTATGACGGCGGCGAAACGGTCTCGATCAACAGCAGCCGCATGTTCTACCGGCTGCGCTTTTTTGCCGAGTTCCAGCTGGGCCGCAATCTGCCAAGTCAGCCTGCGGAGAGTTGGCACGAACGCGAACTGGACGGTTTGTCGTCCTTTACCGGGGTCACCGTGAGGGTCGATGCGATCGACCCGGCCGACCCCAACCTGAAACACCCGGGCCCTGACGGGCGCGTGGAAATGACTTTCTCTGGAGACGTAACCCCATGAGCAACCGCATCACCGTAGTGCCGGCCGCCGGCCGTGCCGTGCCGGACCCGGAAGCAGGCGACCTGCTGCCACTGGAAGGCCGTGAAGTGCTGGACAGCGCCTGGTGGCGCCGGCGTCTGGCCGACGGCGATATCACCCTCAAAACCGCAACAGCTAAACAAAAGGGAGCCAAATAATGGCGATCGGATTCAGCAACATTCCTGCGGACATTCGTGTTCCGCTGTTCTATGCCGAAATGGACAACTCGGCCGCCAATAGCGCGTCTTCGTCCATGCGCCGGCTGATCGTGGCGCAGGTCAACGACAACATCGCCCCGAGCGAAGTCGGCAAACTGGTGCTGGTTTCCAGCGTGGCGCTGGCCAAAAGCATCGGCGGCCAGGGCTCGATGCTGGCTTCCATGTACGAAACCTTCCGCAAGGCCGACCCGATCGGTGAGATCTGGTGCCTGCCGCTGCACAACGCTGAAGGCGCAATCGCCAAAGGCGTGGTGACCCTGACGGGCACCGCAACCCAGGCCGGCGTGCTTAACCTGTATGTCGGCGGCGTTCGCGTGCAGGCCACCATCGCCAATGGTGCCACCGCTGCACAAGCGGCCACTGCGCTGGTGCAGAAAGTCAATGCCACTGCCGATCTGCCGGTGACGGCGCTGGCCACCGACGGTGTGGTTACCCTCAACGCCAAATGGATCGGCGACAGCGGCAACGACATCAGCCTGCAATTCAATCGTCTGGGCAAGAGCAATGGCGAAGAA
This genomic window from Pseudomonas kribbensis contains:
- a CDS encoding phage tail terminator protein, translating into MKISPILTQLRAQCPSLAGHIATGVDLALLQGNPNLPTPSAHVLPLADLASASTAQNSTSQPIRDRFEIILVLDATDATKALDLLHDLRAELWRALVGFKPGSEYSAIVYDGGETVSINSSRMFYRLRFFAEFQLGRNLPSQPAESWHERELDGLSSFTGVTVRVDAIDPADPNLKHPGPDGRVEMTFSGDVTP
- a CDS encoding DUF2635 domain-containing protein, translating into MSNRITVVPAAGRAVPDPEAGDLLPLEGREVLDSAWWRRRLADGDITLKTATAKQKGAK